CGATCCCTCGAACCCCTCCGCGTCCCGCCCGTGTACTGGATGGACACGGAACCGACCCTCCTCGACGTTCTCCTCGGGGATGCCGAGGTCGTCGAACGCCTCGCGGAGTCGGTCGGCTCCCGTCGCCAACTCGTCCGTTACGGCGTCGGCGCTCTCGCCGGTCGCCTGCACACCGACGCTGACGACCGCCCGGTCCGGGTCGGCGTCGACCTCGCCGCTGGCGCTGACCGTGATCTCGCCGCCACCCGCGCTCGTGTTCGCTTCAGTTTCGGGGTCAGTACTGCTGAGTGCGTTTTCCGCACAGCCGGCCATCGTCGCCGCCAGGCCGACACTCGAGGCCGCGAGGAACTGTCGTCGATCCATACCTGATAGCCCACCGCGAGCGGAAAAAAGCCCCACCCAAGCTCAAACGGCCGTTTGAGCCTCAGATTGCTGCGAGAGCCGAATCGATTCGGGAGAACTGGTAGTTCGATCGCTCCGCGTGTACGAACTGATGGACGGAACTGTCGAACCCGCGGCCGATATCGACGCCGCCGAGAGCGTCGACGAACTGATCGGCGAGACGCCCCTGCTCCGACTGGACGCCTTCGCCGACAACTGCTACGGGAAGCTCGAGTCGCACAACCCCTACTCGGTCAAAGACCGGATCGCGCGGGCGATTCTGGACGCCGCCGAGCGAGACGGCGCGCTCGAGCCGGGCGGAACGGTGGTCGAATCGACCAGCGGCAACACGGGGATCGGGCTGGCGGCCGTCTCCGCCGCACGCGGGTACGACTGCGTGTTGACGATGCCGTCCTCGATGTCGACCGAGCGCCGGCAACTCCTGGAAGCGCTGGGGGCCGACCTCGAGCTCACCCCCGCCGAGGACGGAATGACGGGCGCGAACGAACGCGCCGCGGAGATCGCCGCCGACCGCGAGAACGCGATCCTGGCGCGTCAGTTCGAGAACGAAGCCAACCCCGCGGCACACCGCGAGACGACGGGGCCGGAGATCTGGGCGGCCACCGACGGCGCGGTCGACGCGGTCGTCGCGGGCGTCGGTACCGGCGGCACGATCACCGGGATCTCGGAGTACGTGAAAGAAGAGCAGGGGAAGACCGCGTTCACGTCGGTCGCGGTCGAGCCCGCCGAGTCGCCCACCCTCTCGGAGCTCAGCTCCGACGGACACGACATTCAGGGGATCGGCCCCGGGTTCGTCCCCGATATCCTCCGGACCGAGCTCGTCGACGAAACCCGTTCCGTCGAGGCGTCCGAAGCGAAAGACGCCGCTCGAAAACTGGGCCGCAGCGAAGGGGTGCTGGTCGGCATCTCGGCGGGGGCGGCACTGGCTGCCGGTGCCGACTACGCGGCCGACCACCCGGACGAACTGACCGTCGTCGTCCTCCCGGACACCGGCGAGCGATACCTCTCGACGGATCTCTACGATTTCGAATAGCGCGAGATCGCCTGACTCGACTGCGGCCGCCGCTGCCCCGAATTCCAACCACGAGGATAGTTCCGATCGGCCTGACTCTCTCCATCGTGGGAATCGGGGAATATCCAAGTGCCTCGAGAACGTATGACACGATGATGGAGCTCTGGGGCTGGCTCGTCGGCTACATCGCGCTGTTCGCCCTGCTCCACCTGTTACTGTACTACCTGTACGCTCGGCGCGACGACGGAGACGGCGACCGAACGCCGTCGTTCGCCGACCCGAATCGGGCGAGTATGCGGTCCTCGCCCGGCCCGGATCGCTACCCCCGCGGTGGCGACGACATCCGCGACGCCGACCAGGCCGACGTCGACCGCGAACTCGAGTTCACTGGGGAGACTGTCCGCTGTCCGCACTGCGGCGCGCGAAACGAGGCCGACCAGACGTTCACGTACTGCTGGAACTGTATCTCCGGGTTGCGGCAGTGACGGCTCCTCGAGCGGACCGGGAGCGAACCGGAAGCCGCTGCGATCGCACGCGCCGAGCGTCACAGTGGAATTGCCGTGTTCGTAATTCGTTCCATTCTCCGTGATATTCTTCGATCCCGATCGGTATATTCACTCGATCCGAGTAGTATTGGCAGTAATCAACGATTACGCTTTTGGTCTTCAAATAGAGAGTGGAAAGGGACGACCTGCTATGAACGGATACGCACCCCCCGCTTCGCAGTCCCCCTCTCCACCCCTGTATCGGGCCACCCACGATCCGGAGGGACCGGCGACGCTCAGTACGACCGTGATCCACGCGCTGGCCGACTGCATGGGCGTCGACGTGACCGACAGCCGCATCTCGCTGTACGACACCGTCGATCCGGACGCCCTGAATTCACTCTTCCGACCGCGACACGACGGGACGCCTCGAGCCGGCGGGACGCTCTCGTTCGTCGTCGGCGGTCACCACGTGACCGTCCGGGGCGACGGCGAGATCCTGATCCAACCACCGGCGCGCCGCTAGACGAACGACTAACGTCCTTCATACGCCGATCGGAGAACTGTCTGCGATCGGATCCACGCCGATTTCCGGTGATTCCGATCGCTGCCGGCCGGTCCGTCCTCGAGACTCCCGACCGTTACGCCGAGAGTTCCGTCTCGAGGCGGTCGATGTGATCGACGCCCACCACCGCGACGACGTCGCCCGGATCCGACCGAACCGCCTCGAGTCGCTCGACCATACAGTGCTCGCGCGTGTCGTCTCTGTAGGCCAACGCGGAGCCGTCCGTATCGACGCTCCCGAGCAGCGCCTGGACGCCGGCGACGTGCGAGCGCTCGTGGGCGGCCTGTCGCTCCGGCGGATCCTCCGGATCGCAGTCGTACTCGACCCGATCGCCGGGAACGACGGTCATCGAGGTCGCGTGGGTCAGCGTCGCGGCGACCCGACAGGCGAGCGCTTCGCGAGTCGCCCCGCTGACGCTCGAGATGACGCGTCTGGCCGTTGCGGGCGAGACGCGGTCCGCGACCAGTCGCGTCACGAGCCGCCGGAGGAAGGACAGGTTCGGCGCGTCGATACCGACGTGGTCGGCGTCGGGTGCGGCGCGGATCGCCGCGCTCATCTCGCCGCCGAAGCGCGGCGACGTCGCGTCGTCCGAGTCTCTCTTTCGGGCGTACACGCGATACAGCGGGAGCGCGACGGCCGGCAACTCGAGCGCGAGCGTCTCCGGCTCGACGCGCTCGAGGACGCGTTCGACGCGCGCGATGCTCGCGGGATGGTCGTGGACGACGCCGACGAGCACGAGGTCGCCGGCCGGTGCGGAGAGCCGCCGGCAGAACTGCGGCGTAATGCGGGGGTCGTCGAACGATTCGGCGAGGGACGGGGACTCGTCCATTGCTCGAGTGGTAATACGTGACTACCGGCATAACCCTTCTGTTGTCTTCACTCGGGACCGAGTCAGGACTCGTCGCGGTCGGTCGAAATCGGCTCGGGGATCGTTTCACGCCGACAAATCACTCGTTTCCGAGTTGACTACGGTCGGCGGATTCGGTCGTCGTGTCCCGTCTCGATCGTCCCCTCCCGAACGGAACCGCCGAGTATCGGACCGGCCGTACCCGGCGGGTTCGAAAGCACCGAGTCACCTGTTCCCATCCCACATTAATATAAAAGCACCGTATCGACAACCGACTGGGAACGAGTGACGATCGAATTCGGTCGACGCAGTCCGTCACGATCACCGCGCACTATGGCGTTTTCCGTCTCTTTCTCTGGCATCACACCGCGCCCGTGATCGGAAGCGATTGGGAAACGTTTATGTAGAATCACAATCAATCAATCGACCGACTATGAGTCAGCGAATGCAGCAGGGGCAGCCGATGATCGTAATGAGCGAGGACTCCCAGCGCGTCAAGGACAAGGACGCGCAGGATTACAACATCAGCGCCGCCCGTGCGGTCGCTGAAGCCGTCCAGTCGACGCTCGGTCCGAAGGGCATGGACAAGATGCTCGTCGACTCCATGGGATCGGTGACGATCACCAACGACGGCGTCACCATCCTCAAGGAGATGGACATCGACAATCCGACGGCCGAGATGATCATCGAGGTCGCCGAAACCCAGGAAGACGAAGCTGGTGACGGCACCACGACGGCCGTCGCGATCGCCGGCGAACTCCTCAAGAACGCCGAGGACCTCCTCGAGCAGGACATCCACCCGACGGCGATCATCAAGGGCTTCCACCTCGCCAGCGAGCAGGCCCGCGAGGAGATCGACGACATCGCGACCGACATCGACACCAGCGACGAAGCGCTCCTCCGGAAGACCGCCGAGACCTCGATGACCGGCAAGGGCACCGAGGTCAACAAGGAGCACCTCGCCCAGCTGATCGTCGAGGCCATCCGGCAGGTCACCGTCGAGGACGAGAACGGCGACAACGTCGTCGACCTCGAGTTCCTCAACATCGAAACCCAGACCGGCCGCAGCGCCGGCGAATCCGAGCTCCTCGAGGGCGGCATCATCGACAAGGACCCGGTCCACGACAACATGCCCCGCTCGGCGGAGGACGCCGACATCCTGCTGCTGAACGAGGCCATCGAGGTCGAGGAGGCCGACGTCGACACCGAAGTCTCCGTCACCGACCCCGACCAGCTCCAGCAGTTCCTCGACCGCGAGGAGAAACAGCTCCGCGAGAAGGTCGACCACATCGTCGACCTCGGCGCTGACGTCGTCTTCTGTCAGAAGGGCATCGACGACCTCGCACAGCACTACCTCGCCAAGGAGGGTATCCTCGCCGTCCGCCGCGCCAAGAAGTCCGACCTCGAGTTCCTCCAGGAGGTCGTCGGCGCGTCGATCGTCTCCGACCTCGAGAGCGCGACCGCCGAGGACCTCGGCTTCGGTGACGTCACCCGCGACGAGGCTGACGAACTGTTCTACGTCGAGGGCGAGGACGCCCACGGCGTCACTCTCCTGCTCCGCGGCTCGACCGACCACGTCGTCGACGAACTCGAGCGCGGCGTCAACGACGCGCTCGACGTCGTCGCACAGACCGTCTCCGACGGCCGCGTCCTCGCGGGCGGCGGTGCGATCGAGGTCGAACTCGCCTCGCGACTCCGTGACTTCGCCGACTCCGTCTCCGGTCGCGAGCAGCTCGCCGTCGAAGCCTTCGCCGACTCGCTCGAGCTCGTCCCGCGCGTCCTCGCCGGCAACGCGGGCCTCGACTCGATCGACACGCTGGTCGACCTGCGTGCGGCCCACGACGACGGCCAGATCACGGCCGGCCTGAACGTCTTCTCGGGCGACGTCGAGGACACGTTCGAGGCAGGCGTCGTCGAACCCGCACACGCCAAGGAGCAGGCGGTCACCTCCGCTGCCGAAGCGGCCAACCTCGTGCTCAAAATCGACGACATCATCTCCGCCGGCGACCTGTCGACCGACAAGGGCGACGACGAGGCCGGCGGCCCCGGTGGTGCCCCCGGCGGCATGGGCGGCATGGGCGGCGGCATGGGCGGCATGATGTAAAACGAAATTTTACTCTACGGGCGCGGCAAGCCGCGCCCTCGGTAAAATTTCGATCAAAAGCACTCCTCGCTCCCGACGGTCGCTCGTCGGCCCGAGCGCGGCTTCGCCGCGCTCGGTGAACGGCGTCGCTCGGGTTCTTCGAACCGCTCGCTCGCCGATAATAGGCCGAGATACGGACGATTTTTTAGCTGTTTTCGATCGACGTAACGACGATCCACTCGTATATTCGCTGGTAGTTGCTGGTGTTGATGAAAATCGGCGTCTGTTCGACAGCAATGTCGTTATTTGGCGACAGCCTCCTTCGAAACGGATCGGCCAGTTACGCGTTCTCGTCGACTTCGAGTTCGAACTGTTCGTTCTCGCTGACGGCGTTGAGGACGACGCTCGTGTTCGAGGCTTTGATGTCGGGGTCGGTCAGCAGCTGTTTGATCTGTTCGTTCATGCCGTCGGTGTCTTCGAACTTGCCGATGGCGATCACGTCGTAGTCGCCGGTGACCTCGTAGACGCTGGTCATCTGGCGGTGGTCGCGCAGCGTGTCGGTGACGTCCGGGAGGGCGTTCCCCTCGACCTGGAGTTGGATAACCGCGGTCACGTCGTAGCCGACTGCATCGTAATCGACTTTCGGCGTATAGCCGTCGATCACGCCCTGTTCCTCGAGATCCGAGAGGTGATTGGAGACGGTCGTCACCGAGACGTCGAGGTCCTCGGCGAGGCTGCGGAGGCTCGCTCGCCCGTCGCCGAGAAGTGCATTCACTAGTTTTGCGTCGAGATTTTCGTACGTCATCACATATACCCACTCGTTGATCGCTTTAGAAGTTTACGAATATACAGTTTGGTCGGAGAGAGCGAAGATTTGCTCGGAACAGCAGTGTTTTAGTAGGCTGGTTCCGAGAATACGACGACGAGAAAGATGACAAGCGGCAACCTTACTGACACCGAACAGGCGGTATTGGACGAGATCGAGGAGAAGGACGTCGACTTCCTCCGACTGCAGTTTACCGACATTCTGGGTACGGTCAAGAACGTCTCCGTGCCGGCTCGGCAGGCCGAGAAGGCCTTCGCGGAAGGGATCTACTTCGACGGTTCTTCTATCGAAGGCTTCGTTCGCATTCAGGAGTCGGACATGCGGCTCAAGCCCGATCCCGACACCTTCGCGATCCTCCCGTGGCGCCAGAAGGAGGAGAGCGTTTCCGCCCGCATGATCTGTGACGTCTACGATACCTCGACGGGCGAACCCTTCGAAGGCGATCCGCGCCGCGTTCTCAAGAACGCGCTGGACCGCGCCCACGAGATGGGCTATACGGTCAACGCCGCGCCCGAGCCGGAGTTCTTCCTCTTCGAAGAAGACGAGGACGGCCGCGCGACGACGAAGACCAACGACGCCGGCGGCTACTTCGACCTCGCGCCGAAAGACCTCGCCAGCGACGTCCGCCGCGACATCATCTACGGCCTCGAGAGCATGGGCTTCGAGGTCGAGGCGAGCCACCACGAGGTCGCGCAGGGCCAACACGAGATCAA
This portion of the Natrinema salinisoli genome encodes:
- a CDS encoding HalOD1 output domain-containing protein, which produces MNGYAPPASQSPSPPLYRATHDPEGPATLSTTVIHALADCMGVDVTDSRISLYDTVDPDALNSLFRPRHDGTPRAGGTLSFVVGGHHVTVRGDGEILIQPPARR
- the cysK gene encoding cysteine synthase A — translated: MDGTVEPAADIDAAESVDELIGETPLLRLDAFADNCYGKLESHNPYSVKDRIARAILDAAERDGALEPGGTVVESTSGNTGIGLAAVSAARGYDCVLTMPSSMSTERRQLLEALGADLELTPAEDGMTGANERAAEIAADRENAILARQFENEANPAAHRETTGPEIWAATDGAVDAVVAGVGTGGTITGISEYVKEEQGKTAFTSVAVEPAESPTLSELSSDGHDIQGIGPGFVPDILRTELVDETRSVEASEAKDAARKLGRSEGVLVGISAGAALAAGADYAADHPDELTVVVLPDTGERYLSTDLYDFE
- the lrp gene encoding HTH-type transcriptional regulator Lrp, producing the protein MTYENLDAKLVNALLGDGRASLRSLAEDLDVSVTTVSNHLSDLEEQGVIDGYTPKVDYDAVGYDVTAVIQLQVEGNALPDVTDTLRDHRQMTSVYEVTGDYDVIAIGKFEDTDGMNEQIKQLLTDPDIKASNTSVVLNAVSENEQFELEVDENA
- a CDS encoding DUF7577 domain-containing protein; the protein is MELWGWLVGYIALFALLHLLLYYLYARRDDGDGDRTPSFADPNRASMRSSPGPDRYPRGGDDIRDADQADVDRELEFTGETVRCPHCGARNEADQTFTYCWNCISGLRQ
- the thsB gene encoding thermosome subunit beta, producing the protein MSQRMQQGQPMIVMSEDSQRVKDKDAQDYNISAARAVAEAVQSTLGPKGMDKMLVDSMGSVTITNDGVTILKEMDIDNPTAEMIIEVAETQEDEAGDGTTTAVAIAGELLKNAEDLLEQDIHPTAIIKGFHLASEQAREEIDDIATDIDTSDEALLRKTAETSMTGKGTEVNKEHLAQLIVEAIRQVTVEDENGDNVVDLEFLNIETQTGRSAGESELLEGGIIDKDPVHDNMPRSAEDADILLLNEAIEVEEADVDTEVSVTDPDQLQQFLDREEKQLREKVDHIVDLGADVVFCQKGIDDLAQHYLAKEGILAVRRAKKSDLEFLQEVVGASIVSDLESATAEDLGFGDVTRDEADELFYVEGEDAHGVTLLLRGSTDHVVDELERGVNDALDVVAQTVSDGRVLAGGGAIEVELASRLRDFADSVSGREQLAVEAFADSLELVPRVLAGNAGLDSIDTLVDLRAAHDDGQITAGLNVFSGDVEDTFEAGVVEPAHAKEQAVTSAAEAANLVLKIDDIISAGDLSTDKGDDEAGGPGGAPGGMGGMGGGMGGMM